A portion of the Marinobacter alexandrii genome contains these proteins:
- a CDS encoding DUF6090 family protein produces the protein MKNINWLDHIANLLVVILGISIAFYLEGYKEESNSKKLERKYLESLISDLDIDIQALDTLRSVNDRISTSLVTLSEASIGRPYGSDTALMNHILTIQYNPPFSPQRTTYESLKASGKMDLINDFNIRNEIVDLYEQYYRGTGEYDVSINEHVRDFVKPFYINQIRFNSAQSLNPEFLPKDEFRNMIFAYRYLFIAKCGFYDNVRNRAQSLRNELEDYSSQL, from the coding sequence ATGAAGAATATTAATTGGCTAGATCATATAGCAAACCTTTTGGTGGTCATCTTAGGTATTAGCATTGCCTTTTATCTGGAAGGATATAAAGAAGAATCCAATAGTAAGAAACTAGAACGAAAATACCTGGAAAGCTTAATCTCTGACCTGGACATAGACATTCAAGCATTAGATACACTTCGTTCAGTGAATGATCGAATATCCACGTCTTTAGTAACCTTATCTGAGGCTAGTATTGGTAGACCCTATGGCAGTGATACGGCATTAATGAATCATATTTTAACCATTCAATATAATCCTCCTTTTTCTCCTCAACGCACAACCTATGAATCTTTGAAAGCTTCAGGTAAAATGGACCTGATTAATGACTTTAATATTCGAAACGAAATAGTTGATTTATATGAACAGTACTATAGAGGAACAGGTGAGTATGATGTTTCAATCAATGAGCATGTGAGAGACTTTGTTAAGCCTTTTTACATCAATCAAATTCGATTTAATTCTGCTCAGTCTCTCAACCCAGAATTTTTACCTAAAGATGAGTTTCGCAATATGATATTTGCCTACCGATATCTTTTCATTGCTAAATGTGGCTTTTATGATAATGTTAGGAATAGAGCTCAATCGTTGAGAAACGAGCTTGAAGATTACAGCAGTCAATTATAA
- a CDS encoding M48 family metallopeptidase, translating into MRKALSFSFIVVALILIQCKSVPLSGRSQLSLIGNDKIFPMSFDQYEQVKKESKIINGTDEARMIKRVGTRIQRAVEQYFREEGKPNYLSDYKWEYNLVDNDSTVNAWCMPGGKVAFYTGIMPICKDELGVAVVMGHEIAHAIANHGAERISTQYAAQAGLATVSILLTGGGSGPSIPAEVIMQGAGAATSLGILAFSRKHESESDKLGLYFMAMAGYNPQEAPKFWERMAANSGGEAPPEFTSTHPSHDTRISDLKANMPKAMEYYRKSQ; encoded by the coding sequence ATGCGAAAAGCACTTTCATTCTCATTTATAGTCGTTGCTCTTATACTCATCCAATGTAAGAGTGTACCTCTTAGTGGTCGTTCGCAACTGAGCCTTATCGGCAATGACAAGATTTTTCCCATGAGTTTTGATCAGTATGAGCAAGTGAAAAAGGAAAGCAAAATCATCAACGGTACCGATGAAGCACGAATGATTAAGCGTGTAGGAACCAGAATACAACGAGCGGTAGAACAATATTTTAGAGAAGAAGGGAAACCCAACTATTTATCTGATTACAAATGGGAGTATAATCTTGTTGATAACGACAGCACCGTGAACGCATGGTGCATGCCGGGCGGGAAAGTAGCTTTTTACACGGGTATCATGCCCATATGTAAAGATGAGCTAGGTGTAGCAGTAGTTATGGGACATGAGATAGCACACGCTATTGCAAATCATGGAGCCGAAAGGATAAGCACCCAATATGCAGCTCAAGCTGGTTTGGCTACAGTTAGTATTTTATTGACTGGAGGAGGGAGCGGTCCTTCAATACCAGCCGAGGTAATCATGCAAGGAGCTGGAGCTGCTACCTCGCTTGGGATACTTGCATTCTCAAGAAAGCATGAATCCGAATCTGACAAATTAGGATTGTATTTTATGGCAATGGCAGGTTACAATCCACAGGAAGCTCCAAAATTCTGGGAACGAATGGCTGCTAATAGTGGTGGGGAAGCTCCACCGGAATTCACATCCACTCACCCGTCACACGATACAAGAATATCTGACTTGAAAGCTAACATGCCTAAAGCGATGGAATACTATCGCAAAAGCCAATAA
- a CDS encoding YitT family protein: protein MNRSRPLFKLFKSLKGLLGSRGERISDITIARQSIEVKDQLLRWVKELLFLSLGILSAGFGLKGFLLPNDFIDGGVTGISLLTRVITGYPLPILIVIINIPFIILGYFQIGKSFVFKSILAIVGLAFALAFIEYPTITSDKLLVAVFGGFFLGAGIGLSVRGGGVLDGTEVLAIYLGRKTGLTIGDLILVFNVFIFSTAAYLLSMEIALYSILTYLSASKTVDFVIEGVEEYIGVIIISHRSEAIRLMITERMGRGVTIYNGTSGFGPREELKDTEILYSVITRLEIANLQNKVRQIDPNAFIVMNSVKDLKGGMIKKRQFKEH, encoded by the coding sequence GTGAATAGATCTAGACCACTCTTTAAGCTTTTTAAGTCGTTAAAAGGATTATTAGGCTCAAGAGGAGAGCGAATTAGCGATATCACAATCGCTAGACAATCTATAGAGGTAAAAGATCAGCTTCTGAGGTGGGTGAAAGAACTCCTATTCCTAAGTCTGGGAATTCTATCTGCTGGTTTTGGCTTAAAGGGCTTTCTTCTTCCGAACGATTTTATCGATGGAGGAGTGACTGGAATATCATTGCTTACCCGTGTTATAACAGGCTATCCTTTACCCATTTTGATTGTAATCATCAATATTCCTTTCATCATACTTGGATATTTTCAAATCGGTAAGTCATTTGTTTTTAAAAGCATTCTTGCAATTGTAGGTTTAGCTTTTGCTCTAGCTTTTATAGAATACCCGACCATCACATCTGACAAATTGCTGGTAGCAGTCTTTGGTGGATTTTTCCTGGGAGCTGGAATAGGCCTTTCTGTGAGGGGCGGAGGTGTTCTTGACGGAACAGAAGTTCTCGCCATTTACCTAGGAAGAAAAACAGGATTGACCATTGGCGACTTAATTCTTGTCTTCAATGTTTTCATCTTTTCAACTGCAGCTTACCTCCTATCTATGGAGATTGCTCTTTATTCTATCCTAACCTATTTGTCGGCTTCAAAAACAGTTGATTTTGTCATCGAAGGTGTGGAAGAATACATTGGGGTCATTATCATTTCTCATCGGAGTGAAGCCATCCGTTTAATGATCACAGAACGTATGGGGCGTGGCGTAACTATTTACAACGGCACTAGTGGATTTGGTCCGCGAGAAGAGCTAAAAGATACTGAGATACTCTACTCTGTAATTACAAGATTAGAGATTGCCAATCTTCAAAACAAGGTGAGACAAATTGATCCAAATGCGTTTATTGTTATGAATAGCGTAAAAGATCTAAAAGGTGGAATGATCAAAAAAAGACAGTTTAAAGAGCATTAG
- a CDS encoding amidohydrolase family protein, translated as MRQKLFILISFTFCSLVAQEAETSDPEMSFEEYNPTSTLVVPENPVRRAKFPFVDIHSHQWNLTKDRVASLVEEMDELNMGAMINLSGRGFSRETRDIGTQEYLAGMVRRVEGEAPNRIIVFTNVSFKNIGDKGWTEKAVKELEEDVKAGARGLKIYKSLGLSYQDMDGNRVAIDDPRIDPIWAKCGELGIPVLIHAADPASFWDPMDADNERWLELKLRPGRKRGAENPAPFEQIIAEQHNIFKKHPKTTFVNAHMGWMANDLDKAGKHLDIYPNVYFGIGAVIAEFGRQPRRANQFFEKYQDRVLFGKDAYNPEEFYTYFRVLETEDEYFPYYKKYHAYWRMYGLGLSDEILKKVYYKNACKIIPRLEVSQFE; from the coding sequence ATGCGACAAAAACTTTTTATTCTTATCAGCTTCACTTTTTGTTCACTAGTTGCACAGGAGGCAGAGACCTCTGATCCAGAGATGAGTTTCGAGGAGTACAATCCCACATCAACGTTAGTGGTTCCAGAAAATCCTGTACGAAGAGCGAAGTTTCCTTTTGTGGATATTCACAGCCATCAATGGAATCTTACGAAAGATCGAGTTGCTTCATTGGTAGAGGAGATGGATGAATTGAATATGGGAGCTATGATTAATCTAAGTGGTAGAGGATTTAGCCGCGAAACCAGAGATATAGGTACGCAAGAATACTTAGCAGGGATGGTTAGAAGGGTGGAGGGAGAAGCTCCTAATAGAATCATTGTTTTTACGAATGTATCATTCAAAAATATTGGCGATAAAGGTTGGACAGAGAAAGCTGTAAAAGAATTAGAAGAAGATGTAAAAGCGGGAGCTAGAGGATTAAAAATTTATAAGAGTCTTGGTCTTAGCTACCAAGATATGGATGGAAATAGAGTAGCAATTGATGATCCTAGAATAGATCCTATTTGGGCAAAGTGTGGTGAATTGGGGATACCAGTACTTATCCATGCGGCAGATCCTGCTTCTTTTTGGGACCCAATGGATGCTGACAATGAACGATGGTTGGAATTGAAACTAAGACCAGGAAGAAAAAGAGGAGCAGAGAATCCGGCCCCATTTGAGCAAATCATTGCAGAGCAGCACAACATCTTTAAAAAACATCCAAAAACCACTTTTGTAAATGCCCACATGGGATGGATGGCCAATGATTTGGATAAAGCAGGAAAACATTTAGATATCTATCCGAATGTTTACTTTGGAATAGGAGCTGTCATTGCGGAGTTTGGCAGACAGCCACGGAGAGCAAATCAATTTTTTGAAAAATATCAGGATCGAGTCTTGTTTGGAAAAGATGCATATAATCCAGAAGAGTTCTACACATATTTCCGGGTCTTAGAGACAGAAGATGAGTATTTTCCGTACTATAAAAAGTACCATGCCTATTGGAGAATGTATGGCCTAGGTCTTTCCGATGAGATACTCAAAAAAGTGTACTATAAAAATGCTTGCAAGATCATACCGAGGTTGGAAGTGAGTCAGTTTGAGTAG
- a CDS encoding dCMP deaminase family protein, producing the protein MERPEFDDIFMELAVNLAKRSHCIKRHVGAVLTKDTRIISIGYNGPPSGTHNCDVEWPDDGCPRDSKGSCSLALHAEQNAILYAVKNKTDVEGATLYVTLSPCIACARIIYTTKIKKVIYLKSYAEYKGIPSDEGVDFLRKFGVEAEKYEGSLDNVSELV; encoded by the coding sequence ATGGAGCGACCTGAGTTTGACGATATATTTATGGAATTGGCAGTAAATCTTGCTAAACGATCTCATTGCATCAAACGACATGTAGGCGCAGTACTCACCAAAGACACCCGCATCATATCTATCGGGTACAATGGGCCACCCTCCGGAACGCATAATTGCGACGTAGAGTGGCCTGATGATGGATGCCCAAGAGACTCAAAAGGAAGCTGCTCCCTGGCACTTCACGCAGAACAAAATGCTATCCTGTATGCTGTTAAAAATAAGACCGATGTAGAAGGTGCTACACTCTATGTGACTCTATCACCTTGTATAGCGTGTGCTAGAATCATCTACACAACGAAAATCAAGAAAGTGATCTACTTAAAATCATATGCTGAGTACAAAGGAATACCGAGTGATGAAGGCGTTGACTTCTTGAGAAAATTTGGTGTAGAGGCCGAAAAATATGAAGGTTCGCTGGATAATGTAAGTGAGTTGGTTTAG
- a CDS encoding histidine kinase gives MTNNFFVNAKTSRRFIQVVFLFAALFCNSTILIASKSSLPDSHYDSIYHVMTTSTDKADFKSFYEVVRLDEHFPENLKYELILITTKKAKKLGFDHSYASGLFYQSIYKSIGGEYREAISMASISLAIFQNLEDHTQLSACYNTLGSTLTANGDPETGKEYLRKAMQENELVKNLKRKLIDRINNLIVMGYVYFNANQLDSAEIFTRQALQEANENSLPEVSAYNLYKEKAYCHINLGKFQLTRGNYNKAVELYKKGLEFCEKGSFKDLEATFHHRIGQTYQLKNDWENALSHFDKGIELCDNYFTFLPIWIDLLEIKAETLQKTGNYNQAVEVQKKHILLKDSLNTINKEKELQRLVIEFEVEQKDQEIASLNQQATIQSLRLSQQNNQLLVITLFSLTAILGGFLYYRQFKFKKERIAFELKQRFLRSQLNPHFIFNSMTSIQSYLVNTDTENAGRYMGMFSSLMRQILENSREEFIPLAEEVSMLKNYIELQRIRFSEPFEYHIEVDEAIDEVYMGIPPMFAQPFIENAFEHGLFKEKGKENKLNVIFSMTSPTQVLLEIEDTGIGVNWAMPEKNHKSMATRITEERLQNLNYSSSQKNGLQSENLIGKGGYTKGYRIKLLLPLKVLSYS, from the coding sequence ATGACAAACAACTTCTTTGTGAATGCTAAAACTTCTCGACGTTTTATTCAAGTTGTATTCCTTTTTGCAGCACTATTCTGCAATAGCACTATTTTAATTGCTTCAAAATCAAGCCTACCTGACTCCCATTATGACAGTATCTATCATGTAATGACAACATCTACAGATAAAGCTGATTTCAAATCCTTTTATGAAGTCGTAAGATTAGATGAGCACTTTCCTGAGAATTTAAAATATGAACTAATACTAATCACTACTAAAAAAGCGAAAAAACTAGGTTTCGATCATTCATATGCCAGTGGCTTGTTTTATCAATCTATTTACAAATCAATTGGTGGAGAATATAGGGAAGCGATTTCGATGGCCTCTATCAGTTTGGCAATATTCCAAAACCTTGAAGATCATACCCAGTTGTCCGCCTGCTACAATACATTGGGTAGTACCCTAACGGCTAATGGGGATCCAGAAACTGGAAAGGAATACCTGCGAAAAGCCATGCAGGAAAATGAGCTTGTCAAAAACTTGAAAAGAAAATTAATCGATAGAATCAATAATCTGATTGTTATGGGTTATGTGTACTTCAATGCTAATCAGCTTGATAGTGCAGAAATATTTACCAGGCAAGCACTCCAGGAAGCCAATGAAAATAGCCTTCCTGAGGTTTCAGCGTACAATCTTTATAAAGAAAAAGCCTATTGCCACATAAATCTGGGAAAGTTTCAACTAACAAGAGGAAATTATAATAAAGCAGTAGAGTTATATAAAAAAGGACTGGAATTTTGCGAAAAAGGATCTTTTAAAGATCTTGAAGCCACTTTTCATCACAGAATTGGTCAGACCTATCAATTAAAAAATGATTGGGAGAATGCGCTTTCTCACTTTGATAAAGGAATTGAGTTGTGTGATAACTACTTTACTTTTCTTCCCATATGGATTGATTTGCTTGAAATTAAAGCCGAGACTTTGCAAAAAACTGGGAATTATAATCAGGCTGTCGAAGTACAAAAAAAACACATACTTCTAAAGGATTCTTTAAATACAATCAACAAAGAAAAAGAATTACAGAGATTAGTCATTGAGTTTGAAGTAGAACAAAAAGATCAGGAAATAGCCTCACTTAACCAGCAAGCAACGATTCAGTCTTTGCGACTCTCACAGCAAAATAATCAGTTACTCGTAATAACTCTTTTTTCCCTAACTGCTATTTTAGGAGGCTTTTTGTATTACCGCCAGTTTAAGTTTAAGAAAGAACGGATAGCGTTTGAGTTGAAACAACGGTTTTTACGCTCACAACTAAACCCTCATTTTATCTTCAATTCAATGACTTCCATCCAATCCTATCTGGTGAATACAGATACCGAGAATGCAGGACGCTACATGGGAATGTTTAGCTCGCTAATGCGCCAAATTTTAGAAAATTCAAGGGAAGAATTTATTCCTTTGGCAGAGGAAGTAAGCATGCTTAAAAACTACATTGAACTACAAAGAATACGTTTTTCCGAACCTTTCGAATATCATATTGAAGTAGACGAAGCAATCGATGAAGTCTATATGGGAATACCTCCTATGTTTGCACAGCCTTTTATCGAAAACGCATTTGAACATGGTTTATTCAAAGAAAAAGGAAAAGAAAATAAGCTTAATGTAATATTTTCAATGACAAGCCCAACCCAAGTTCTTTTGGAAATAGAAGATACTGGCATTGGCGTTAATTGGGCAATGCCAGAAAAAAATCATAAATCCATGGCAACTAGGATCACCGAGGAGCGGTTGCAAAATTTGAATTATTCGAGTAGCCAGAAAAATGGATTACAATCAGAAAACTTGATAGGAAAAGGGGGATATACAAAAGGTTACCGTATCAAACTTTTACTTCCCTTGAAAGTACTCTCATATTCATAG
- a CDS encoding LytTR family DNA-binding domain-containing protein — MKVLLLDDEVNARDTIKAYLSRFSGADFDIRETDSISDAQAILKEFKPDIVLLDINLKEGTGFDLLSLIGIDNITFKVIFITASDGFAIKAFKFNAVDYILKPVNPLEFDQTIQKTIKSLDKLPSENQLKNLEDNLSDESRFLDRIVLRDQQQIQLVKTQDIIYCSSENNYTMFHMVDGSTLVISKTLKEYDDLLTKKHFFRSHRSHLINLDHFKKYDKREGGSIQMQNGTIVPLARNKKDIFMKLIERV, encoded by the coding sequence ATGAAAGTTTTACTCCTAGATGATGAAGTAAATGCTCGAGACACCATAAAAGCATATCTATCAAGATTTTCCGGGGCAGATTTTGACATCAGAGAAACAGATTCAATTTCAGATGCACAAGCCATACTAAAAGAGTTTAAGCCTGACATTGTTTTGCTGGATATTAATTTAAAAGAGGGCACTGGGTTTGATTTATTGAGCTTGATTGGAATAGATAACATAACATTCAAAGTAATTTTCATCACTGCTTCAGATGGCTTTGCTATAAAAGCATTTAAGTTCAATGCCGTAGACTACATACTCAAACCGGTAAACCCATTGGAATTTGATCAAACGATTCAAAAAACCATAAAAAGTCTAGATAAGCTTCCTTCGGAAAATCAACTTAAAAACCTCGAAGACAACTTATCTGATGAGTCCCGGTTTCTTGATCGGATTGTACTTAGAGATCAGCAGCAAATCCAATTAGTGAAAACTCAAGATATTATTTATTGTAGTTCAGAAAACAACTACACCATGTTTCATATGGTTGATGGATCAACGCTGGTAATTTCTAAAACACTCAAAGAATACGATGATCTTTTAACAAAAAAACATTTTTTTAGAAGTCATAGATCGCACCTAATTAATCTGGACCACTTTAAGAAATATGATAAAAGAGAAGGGGGTTCTATTCAAATGCAAAATGGCACAATTGTTCCATTAGCAAGAAATAAAAAAGATATCTTCATGAAGTTGATCGAAAGGGTTTAA
- a CDS encoding cupredoxin domain-containing protein produces MKKNRISVLFLLALGILWTTALNAQEPQKISLVQTPGEFVQQELKLEAGKSYVFEVENSGVDRQVGFVIAPKGKTNKENHVQSAYLFKTIGDGEKAASKTVTLEKGEYVYFCPLNPTPQYKIVVE; encoded by the coding sequence ATGAAAAAGAATAGAATTAGTGTACTGTTTTTACTCGCGCTTGGAATTTTATGGACTACTGCACTTAATGCACAAGAACCACAGAAAATAAGCTTAGTACAAACACCTGGAGAGTTTGTACAACAAGAACTCAAGCTTGAGGCAGGAAAATCATACGTTTTCGAAGTAGAAAACAGTGGAGTAGATCGTCAAGTAGGATTTGTGATCGCGCCGAAAGGGAAGACCAACAAGGAAAACCATGTACAGAGCGCTTACTTGTTCAAGACAATTGGTGATGGTGAAAAAGCGGCTTCCAAAACGGTTACTTTAGAAAAGGGCGAGTACGTGTACTTCTGTCCGTTGAACCCTACTCCACAATATAAAATAGTAGTAGAGTAA
- a CDS encoding carboxymuconolactone decarboxylase family protein, giving the protein METINVPNREEVSENNQAIFDNLNSKLGFVPNLYATFAHSETALGDYLTFQNRKSSLKAKEREVINLVVSQVNECDYCLAAHTALGKMNGFSDEEILDIRTGEANFDTKIGALANFVKDITINRSKPSEDAVARLFEAGYTKENLIDINMVIGDKIVSNFIHGSGQFAVDFPAAAKLESTLA; this is encoded by the coding sequence ATGGAAACGATCAATGTACCTAATCGAGAAGAAGTATCTGAAAACAATCAGGCAATCTTTGATAACCTAAACAGCAAGTTGGGATTTGTACCAAACCTTTATGCAACTTTCGCTCATAGCGAAACAGCACTAGGAGACTACCTGACTTTTCAGAACAGAAAATCATCTTTAAAAGCAAAAGAAAGAGAAGTGATCAACTTGGTGGTAAGCCAAGTAAATGAATGTGATTATTGCCTTGCCGCTCATACTGCTTTGGGCAAAATGAATGGATTCTCTGATGAAGAAATTCTTGACATCAGAACTGGCGAAGCAAACTTCGATACGAAGATAGGTGCGCTTGCAAACTTTGTGAAAGACATCACTATCAATAGAAGTAAACCAAGCGAAGACGCTGTTGCCAGACTTTTTGAAGCAGGTTACACAAAAGAAAATTTGATAGATATCAACATGGTGATAGGTGACAAAATTGTGAGCAATTTCATCCATGGATCTGGGCAGTTTGCAGTTGACTTTCCTGCAGCAGCTAAACTAGAATCAACCTTAGCTTAA
- a CDS encoding helix-turn-helix domain-containing protein produces the protein MTLTHSDEKVGGLMRLTYDDPDFSGLLGDEQEALLTIAWNVGDDQMVVVDETTVLLPTNHVIVLNVNQSFRFENPRYISAWQFNRDFYCIIDHDHEVSCAGLLFYGSNGAPVITLDLVNQRKIGLMFQVFLDEFEEEEDNLKTEMLRIVLKRLIVKLTRSYKEQNSLTGIENKEMDVIRKFNLMVEKNYRSLHQVQDYADLLHKSPKTISNLFSKYSDKSPLETIHERIVLEAKRLLIYTDKTTKQIAYETGFQDIPGFSRFFKKHTQLAPSKFRDQYEIQPLGKN, from the coding sequence ATGACTTTAACCCATTCAGACGAGAAAGTAGGAGGGCTAATGAGACTCACTTACGATGACCCAGACTTTAGTGGTTTGTTAGGAGATGAACAGGAAGCTCTGCTAACGATCGCCTGGAATGTGGGTGATGATCAAATGGTAGTGGTCGATGAAACGACTGTTTTACTACCAACTAATCACGTAATCGTACTAAACGTAAATCAGTCTTTTAGATTTGAAAATCCGAGATACATTTCTGCTTGGCAATTCAATCGTGATTTTTATTGCATCATTGATCACGATCATGAAGTATCCTGTGCGGGATTACTTTTCTATGGTAGCAATGGAGCACCAGTCATCACATTGGATTTAGTTAACCAACGTAAAATTGGTCTCATGTTTCAAGTATTCCTGGATGAGTTTGAAGAGGAAGAGGACAACCTAAAGACAGAGATGCTTCGAATCGTCTTGAAGAGACTCATTGTTAAACTGACCAGAAGTTACAAAGAGCAAAATTCTCTAACCGGTATAGAAAATAAGGAAATGGATGTGATTCGTAAGTTCAACTTAATGGTTGAGAAGAACTATCGCTCACTTCATCAAGTACAAGACTATGCTGATCTTTTACATAAATCTCCCAAGACCATTTCAAACCTTTTTTCAAAATACAGTGATAAATCTCCTTTAGAAACCATTCATGAAAGGATCGTACTTGAAGCCAAACGTTTGTTGATCTACACAGATAAAACAACGAAGCAGATAGCCTATGAAACAGGGTTTCAAGACATCCCTGGTTTCAGTCGTTTTTTCAAGAAACATACCCAGCTGGCTCCCTCAAAATTTCGAGATCAGTACGAAATTCAACCATTAGGGAAAAATTGA
- a CDS encoding alkaline phosphatase D family protein codes for MKKYLLFICILPSYLLAQKADVIKDAEIMRIAFGSCSVSSLTDKQLWAEVNETKPDLWIWLGDNIYGDSEDVNVLRSKYAEQKSHPDYQKLLTETEVIGTWDDHDFGVNDGGKEFKSKDGSKEELFRFLNVAQDHPARSRKGVYQSYTYNHTKGSIKIILLDTRYFRDSLKWENEGTRDKAALVNSNGDVLGETQWSWLENQLSEPGIDMFIVVTGIQLIPDQHQFEKWSNFPKSKDRLMKLVDEKVNVPLVFLSGDRHISEVSKEMLKRSKEPIYEFTSSSLTSPWGTQVPELNDKRIGKIVYDPNFAIMTIVWTSSKPSIQVKYIGKENEELAQHSIKYD; via the coding sequence ATGAAAAAGTATCTACTATTCATTTGCATTCTTCCCTCCTATCTTCTTGCCCAAAAAGCTGACGTTATAAAGGATGCTGAAATCATGCGTATCGCATTTGGATCATGTAGTGTTTCTAGCCTGACAGACAAACAGCTATGGGCTGAAGTAAACGAAACAAAGCCTGATCTATGGATCTGGTTAGGAGACAACATTTATGGTGACTCTGAAGATGTGAATGTTCTAAGGAGTAAATATGCTGAGCAAAAATCCCATCCTGATTATCAAAAACTCCTCACTGAAACAGAAGTAATAGGTACATGGGATGATCATGATTTTGGCGTAAATGACGGGGGAAAGGAATTCAAATCTAAAGACGGTAGCAAAGAAGAACTCTTTCGTTTTCTGAATGTTGCTCAAGATCATCCTGCTCGATCTAGAAAAGGAGTTTATCAATCTTACACATACAACCACACGAAAGGAAGTATCAAGATAATTCTTTTAGACACTCGCTATTTTCGAGATTCTCTAAAGTGGGAAAATGAGGGAACTAGAGACAAGGCTGCTTTAGTGAATTCCAATGGTGATGTTTTGGGAGAGACTCAATGGTCGTGGTTAGAAAATCAATTATCTGAACCAGGAATTGACATGTTTATAGTAGTGACAGGGATACAATTAATCCCAGATCAGCATCAATTCGAAAAATGGTCTAATTTCCCAAAGTCTAAAGATAGATTGATGAAACTAGTTGATGAGAAAGTAAACGTTCCACTCGTCTTCCTCTCTGGAGATAGACACATCTCTGAGGTTTCAAAGGAGATGTTAAAAAGAAGTAAAGAACCAATCTATGAATTTACTTCCAGCAGCCTCACGAGTCCCTGGGGTACGCAAGTCCCAGAGTTGAATGATAAGAGAATTGGAAAAATAGTTTACGATCCCAACTTTGCGATAATGACGATTGTATGGACTTCATCTAAACCAAGTATTCAGGTAAAGTACATTGGAAAAGAGAACGAGGAACTAGCTCAGCATTCGATAAAGTATGATTAA